GACGGATTGGAACATGATTATATTCAAGAGATCATGGAAATGGAAATTGATAATATGGAGGATCGTCACCGTGCCAATGCCTCGATATTTTCGGCGGCAGGCAGCTATGCTCCGACGCTGGGAGTATTAGGCGCAGTCGTAGGCCTAATCGGAGCGCTCGGCAATTTAAATGATACGGAAAAACTTGGCCATATGATTGCCGCCGCATTCGTCGCAACATTGTTCGGAATTTTTCTCGGCTATGTTGTCTGTCACCCGATCGCCTCCCGCTTAAAAAGAAAATCTGCTGCCGAAACTAAGAATATGCGCATTATTGTCGAAGGAGTTCTGGCCCTTCAGGCCGGAGAGAACCCCAGCAGTATTAAAGTAAGATTGACTGGCATGCTCGATCCGAAAGAAAGAAAAATCCTAGAGGAAAAGGAAAAAAATAAACAAGGCAGCGGTGAATAAGGATGTCGAAGAAAAAGCAACACCATGAAGAACATGTTGATGAATCCTGGCTGCTTCCTTATTCCGACCTACTGACGCTTCTGCTTGCGCTTTTTATCGTTATGTTTGCCATTAGTCAAGTTGATAAAGTAAAACTGCAGCAGTTGAGCGAGTCTTTCAAAGAAATTTTTGCAGGCGGGGCCAGCTTTTTAGAAAAGGAAAGCGACCAAGTGGTAGAACTTGAACCATCCAGTTCTGAGAATGTTTCTGCTTCTGCTCTTGAACAGGATAAGATGGCGGATATAAAGAAACAACTCGAAAAGGAAATCTATGAAAGCGGTTATTATAATAACGTCAAAGTAAATCTGGATAAGGAAGGTTTGCAGATCGTTATTCAGGATGTGATGCTGTTTGCGTCAGGTGACGCGGAAATCCTCGATGCGTTCTCCCCTCTCCTTCTGCAGATCGGGAAAATGCTAAATGGTATGGACAACGATATAAAAGTCGTAGGCCATACGGACGACCGGCCTATCCATACTGAGAAGTTTCGTTCCAACTGGGAATTAAGCGTAATTCGCGCGATCAACGTCATGAATTTCCTGGTTGATCAGGGCGGAATGAATCCTGAAAGATTTTCAGTCCAGGGCTACGGGCAGTACTCCCCTATTTCCGATAATACGATTGAGGAAGGCCGGGCAGAAAACAGGCGCGTCGAGATATTCCTTCTTCGTAAGTATCCTGTTGCAGAATAATAAGAAAATTAAATTGATCTGAGAAAACATGATTATTGAAAAAATACGATTGCATTCAGGCAATCGTATTTTTAATATATTCAGGAAAATGAAATCTACTTGACAGCAGTATAATGTTGAAATATCCTGGAATTAGTCGAATTATTGCATTCAGGTGAGAGCGCAGGTGAGATTTATGCTGGCCATGTCTTATATATCGATGATTGTGGCGTATACCTTTGTCTTATTTGGTTTCTATATTTTAAAATTGAATCATAAGGAAACCTTAAACAGATTATCAGCCTCTCTGAATTTCTGTTTTGCATACTGGTCGTTCATTTATTCATTCCTTTATCTCGCCCCAAGTCCCGAGAGTGCTTTATTCTGGCATCGGATCGCGGCGATTGGTTGGGTGATGTTCTGTCCGCTGGCCACTCACTTTTTTCTGGTTCTATCTGAAAAAACAAAAAATATTCATGGTATCCACTGGTATATCCCCTTGTATGGCCTGCCGACAATTTTACTGTTAAAAACACTGTTGACAAATGAATCGCTGGTGGCCAAAGTCTTTGTCCAGAGTACAAGTGGCCTGGGCTGGACCTATGAACTCAATACGGGCTCCGTCTGGTTCTGGCTGTATTGGCTTATGCTTGTCGTTTACATCGGAGTTGCACTTTTTTTCACCTTAAGATGGGGCAAAAACAGCCAAAGACCGAGGTTCATTAAACAAGCCAAAAGCATTTCGATTCTGGCGGGCGTCATGATGCTGATCGGGATCGGCACTGATTTTATCCTCCCTTTGATCACTCCGTTTATTCCGCCTTTATTTCATTTTTTCTCGATCTTCTGGGGATTTGGCGGCATCTATATGATCCGAAGGTATAAACTGATGGATGTGAATATAGCGGTGACGCCGGACATTATTTTGGAGACAGTGATGGATCCGATCGTTCTGCTTGATAATAAAGGAATTATCCGTAAATGCAACCAGGCGACATTTGACCTGCTGAAATATGATGCCAGTGAAATGCTCGGCCGGAGATTTTCAGATTTTTTTAAAGCTCAAAAGTATAACCTGCAAAGAACAGATTTGTTGTTTAAAAACAAGTCTTTGCGTAATATTGAGTTTGATATGGTTGATTCGTCAGGCAAAGTTATCAGTATTATGGCATCATTCTCGGTGACCGAAACCGAGCTTGACGGAATTGTCGGCGTTGTTGGCAATCTTCATGATATTACAGGATACAAAGCTATGTCCAAAGAACTGGAAAAGATGGCCAATTACGACAAACTGACCAATCTTCCGAACCGCAGGATGTTCTACAATAAATTGGAGAAGGCCATTGAGAAATACCATAAGCATGATCAGCAATTTGCGCTGGTATTTATCGATTTAGATGGGTTTAAGGTCATTAACGATACCTTTGGCCACGACATCGGTGACCAAATGCTGATGAAGGTTTCGTCGCTCCTGGCCGGGGTGGTCAGACGGCAGGATGTGATAGCGCGTCTGGGCGGCGACGAATTTGTTCTATTGTTTTCCAGATTGCAGAATAAGACAGAGCTTGACGGAATTATGCAGAGAATGCAGGAAAAACTTGTCAAACCCATTATGATAAACAATAAGATTTGCCGGGTTGGAATGTCGTTTGGGATTAGTATATGTCCGGAGGATGGAATGACCCCTGACGAACTTTTGAAAACAGCTGATCTCCGCATGTATAGGGAGAAAAAATATTCAGGTTAACGTTTGATGGACTTCATGCGGGAGCGGACATTCGGCTTGACGCGATAGTCTTCAGGAGACACGATTGCTTCGGGCGTTCGTGTTTTTTTATTGCATGTTTCAGCCTCAGCCTTGTTACGGATATATTTATGGCTGATGTTGGGATTACTGGTTCTGCGGGATTGAATCTCAAATTGCTTTAAGGAAGCAATCAGCGGTGTCAGTTTAACGTGGCCGTAGTTTCTGGTATCAAAATCAGGATAGCGCTTATTCAGCTTGATGCCGACTTCACCTAAAAATGCCCAGCCATCTTCATCGGAACTTTCAGTGACGATAATTTTGATGGCTTCAATAAGTTCATCAATGCTGGCCATTCCTTCCTGAGGTGTCCCCTGCACCCGCGTTTTAACCTGTTCGTTTGTCTCATAAGGACTTGCCGGAATGACACCTAGAACCTCAAGGTATTTGAACTTTTCACAGGCAGCGATAAATGGCTGCGGCGTTTTCTTCTCGCCCATACCCATCACATACATGCCTGCTTCCCTGAGCCTGGAGGCTAGTTTGGTAAAATCGCTGTCGCTGGAGACGATGCAAAAGCCATCAACGCTTTTTGAATATAAAATGTCCATCGCATCAATGATCAAGGCAGCGTCGGTGGCATTTTTCCCTGTTGTGTAGCTGTATTGCTGTATCGGTGTGATCGAATAGTTTAGAAGCACGGTTTTCCAGGATGCGAGGTTCGGTTTTGTCCAGTCTCCGTAGATCCGTTTATAGGTTGGGGTGCCGTGATTCGCAATTTCATCGAAAATGTATTTGATATATTTTTCTGAGACGTTGTCTGCGTCAATCAGTACGGCAATTTTTTTATCGTTTTCCATACGCATTCTCCTTACATTTTTTCATATATCTTATTTTATTAATTTACTTTTATCAGTCTGGGGGGCACAGTGCCGCTGTTAATGATTTTTGTTCTGTTTATTCAAAGCCTCTTTAAGCAAATCGCCAAGATTGCTGCCAATATTTTGCTGGTCACTGTATTGGGCAATCAGTTTTTGGTTGGCCTGGCTTGCTCGCTTGGAACTGGTAAAGCCGGTGTCCCGTTCTTTTTCCGGCTGACGGTGTCCGCAGGCCCGGTCCTGACAAACCAGCATTTTGCCGCGTTTGCCGTTGACCAGCAGCATGTATTTTTTGCATACCGGACATCTGGTTTTTGTCATATTGTCGGCATGGTATGTGGCGCTGTCCGAGGCGACACTGTGAACCAGTTCACTGGCTTTGGTCCGGATCCCTTTAATGAATTCAGTCTTGCTTCCGTTCCCTTTAGCAATGTCTGTTAAAGCTTGTTCCCACTGGGCAGTCAGCTCAGGACTCCGAAGCTCAGGAGCTACAAGGCTGATCAGCTGACGGCCTTTGGATGTAGGCACCAATTCTTTCCCGCTGCGTTCAATATAACTGGTATGCAGCAGTTTTTCAATAATTTCCGCTCTTGTAGCCGGAGTACCGAGACCGCTCCCCTTCATCGTTTCCCGGAGCTCCTCATCTTCAATGAATTTCCCCGGATTTTCCATTGCTGTGAGTAGGGTGGCTTCCGTATAGCGTGCCGGTGGTTTCGTCTTCCCCTTTTGGGGCTTCAGGCTTTTTAGCATCCGTTCCTCGCCCTGCTCCAGTTTCCCGAGCGTTTGTTCAGGCAAAGCGTCCTCCCTGCTTTCTTCTGATTCCGTCTGGTGGAAAGTGATAGAGCGCCAGCCCTGGTCTTTCATCACTTTTCCCGTTGCATAAAACATTTCGCCATTAATACCAGCGATAACCGTCAGTTGGTCATAGCGGTACGGCGGAGAGAGGACGGCCAGAAAACGCCGTACGATCAGGTCATACAAAGATTTTTCATCATGGGTCAGATCCCCGAGCTTCAAAGGCTGCTCAGTCGGAATGATCGCATGATGATCCGTTACTTTACTGTCGTCCACCAGTCGTTTCGTCGGCTTGTAAGGCTGTGCCAACAGCTTTTTGGCCGTTTCGGCATAAGGCCCTGCGGCCAGCCCTTTGAGCCTGGACGGCAGAGTCGGTACAATATCGGCGGAGAGATAGCGCGAATCTGTACGCGGGTAGGTAACCAGTTTATGCCGTTCGTATAAATTCTGCAGCGTACTGGAAGTTTTCTGGGCGGAAAAGCTAAGTTTGCGATTCGCATCACGCTGCAGTTCAGTAAGGTCATAAGCCAGTGGGGCTGGTTCGCTTTTGCTCTCGCGCTTGACCTGCATAATTCTTGCAGATTGCTTTTCCAGCTTGCCCAGCAGGGCTTCAACCTGCTGGTAATCATAAATCCGGCTGCCGTCTTTGCCACGCCAGTCAGCAAAAAAGTCGCCGAAGTCCGCTCGGATTGTCCAGTAATCAACCGGAACAAACTTCCTGATCTCGTCCTCCCGCTGAACGATCATGGCAAGCGTCGGGGTCTGCACTCTTCCGGAATTCAGCTGGGCATTATACTTACAGGTTAAAGCCCTGGTCACATTCAGGCCGATCAGCCAATCCGCTTCGGCTCTGCAAACAGCGGCATCGTAAAGATCATTATATTCGGGTCCGGGCTTTAATCTCGCGAAGCCTTCCAGGATGGCGGCATCGGTCTGGGAAGAAATCCAGAGACGTTTGAAAGGTTTCTTCCAGTTGCTCAGTTTCATGATCCAGCGTGCGACCAGTTCGCCCTCTCGTCCGGCATCGGTGGCTATAATCAGTTCGTTGATATCGTTTCGTTTCATCAGTTTGCTTACCGTCTGATATTGCTGGGAAGTCTGGCGAATCACCTTGAGCTTTAGCTGTTCCGGAAGCATTGGCAGATCTTCCATCCGCCATTCTTTATATTTCTGGTCATAATCCTCGGGTTCGGCTAAAGTGACCAGGTGTCCCAAAGCCCAAGTAACGACGTATTGTGGTCCTTCGATAAAACCCTTGTTTTTGATATTGCATTTAAGAACCCGGGCAATTTCCCGGGCCACACTCGGCTTTTCAGCCAGGATCAACGATTTCATTTATATTCCTCCGATTTAGATATCCTATGTACCATTATAGCATAAATTTGTAAGGAGTTTTTTATAAAGAAACGGCCTGTTGGCGGCCGTTCCTTGAAAGAATTTATGATATTAATTTAATGATCAAACTCAAATTTAAGTTTTCCATTGGCGGCATCTTCCCAAACCAAACAGGCGTTGAAAGATTTCCCGCTTTTGGATTTGAATCCTTTGATCAAGGGTGTTTTGCCTTTCTTCAGCAGGCTTTTCATCTGGGCCTGGCTAAGTGTTTTACCGCAAATCGGTGTTTTCCAGACCACAAATCCACAGCCGCTTTTCCAGTTGGAGCAGCCGTAACCTTTATTGCCTTCAATGACACCTTCCCCGCACCGCGGACAGGGGCCCAGTTTTTCAGGTCCGCTTTCCCGGGCTGCCGAAGAACCATTTTCTTCTTTGGCGCCCTTTGTTTTTTTAGCCGACTTGTCTGTTTGATCTGATTGATCTTCCGAAGACGTATGAACTTTCTTGGAAGATTTCCCAGATTCGGCAGATCTGGCAGACCTGGCCGGAGCCTGGGCCAACGGCGTTTTGCCATATTTTTGTTCATAGGCCCGAAGTTCATTAATGATTCGTATCACCGCTTCCTCGACCTCAGACATGTATTTTTCCAGCGCCAGTTCGCCTTTTTCAACCTGCGCCAGGTCATATTCCAGCTGACCGGTCATTTCCGCGCTGATCAGCAGGGCGGCATGCGGAAGCCTGTTTTGAATTAAAGAAATCAGCTGGCTCCCCTTTTCTGTCGGCCGCAGCGTTTTTTGCTCCTGTCTGATATAGCCACGCTGAAGCAGATTTTCAATGATCGCAGGCCGGGTAGCCACTGTCCCGAGGCCCTTCCCTTTCAGCTGCTGGCGAAGAACATCGTCTTCAATTTGTTTGCCCGCACTCTCCATCGCTTTAAGCAGGTCTCCCTGGGTAAAACGTTTCGGGGGGTTGGTACTTTTTTCGTCGATCCGGACCTCGGTCGTCTGAACAGAGTCACCCTGACTGACCGCCGGAAGTTCTGTGTTTTCTTCTTGCTGGTTCTCGCGATTCTTATTTTTTCTCCTGGTCTTTCCTGTTGTTCCGCTGCTTTCAGACTGAGGATCCTGAGCGTCTTCGAAATCGTAGACCTTTTTCCAGCCTGAGCTGAGCAGAATCCTGCCTTTGGAGCGAAAATGTTCCTGGGCCGCTTCCGTAACGATTTCCGTCTGCTGATACCAGGCAGGAGGAAACCAGACAGCCAGAAAACGCCGTGCGATCAGGTCAAAAAGCTGACGTTCGGCTTCCGGCAGCTTATTCAAATGAACAGTTTCTGTCGTTGGAATGATCGCATGGTGAGCCGTAATCGTGTTGATGACCCGTTTGTTTTGAGGCACACTATAGGTCATTGCTTCATCTACATTTTCCTGATAAGGCTCCTGACGCAGGGCTTTCAGGTGGGCTGTCAGCTTTGGAATCATATCCGCGGGCAAATAAGCACAATCTGTACGCGGGTAGGTGATGGCCTTTTTATCATAAAGAGACTGGGCCAGTTCCAGGACCTTTTCGGCACTAAATCCGAATCGTCTGGAAGCTGTGACAGTCAGGCTTGTCAAATCGAAAAGCAAGGGCGGAGCTTCGGAAACCTTTCTTTGTTCAGCCCGGATGATTTTCCCTGGCTGCCCCTGTGTTCTCGCAGCAATGTGTTCGGCAGTTTCCCTGTCGGTCAGGCGTCTGTTTTCCTGAGCGGGATCAAACCAGCGTCCGGTGTATTGTCCCTGCTCCGCAGAGAAGGCTGCACTGACTTCAAAATAGGCTTCAGCAACAAATTGCTCAATTTCCCACTCTCTACGGACGATCAGCGCCAGTGTCGGTGTCTGTACCCTGCCGATGGAAATCACGTTCGGCTTTTTGCGGACTGTATCGAAGCTGCCAAACAAAGAGGTGAAGCCTTCGGTCAGATTCATCCCAAAGTCCCAGTCCGCAAAGGCTCTGCCGTTACCTGCTGCTGACAGACCTTCCACGGCCTGACCCGGCCTTAACTGATTCATTCCTTCCAGGATAGCCTCTCGCGTCAGCGAAGAAATCCAGAGCCGGGAGAGCGGTTTTGTACATCCCACTAAGTCCCAGACTTCCTGAAAGAGAAGCTGCCCTTCCCTGTCGGCGTCCGTTCCGCAAATAACCTGTTTGATTTCAGAAGATTTCAGCCATTTTTGTAAAACTTGAAATTGTTGGCGCGTTTGGGATTTGATTGTACGCCGAAACGAATCGACAGCTGGCAGAACGGGCAGACGTTTAAGACTCCAGCGCTTCCCGACGCGTTCTAGATCCATATAGCCTTCCGGCCTTTCCAGCTCCAGAAGATGACCGATACACCAGGTTATCACATACTGGTCATTTTCGAGCCAGCCTTGTCCTTTGCCTTTTACCCCCAGGGCTGCAGCATATTCCCGGGCCTGAGCCGGTTTTTCAGCAATAATCAGTATTCTTTCCATAGGATCTTCTTTCCATATCATTTTCTTGCATGTGAATCTTACAGACATCAAGTACCCTATTAGCTCTAAAATGCATGTAACACTGAGAAAAAGTTTAGCTTAATTTTCCATAATACTCAGTATAGCATAAATTAACCGGTACTTTGGGATAGAAAGTTTCAGCTTTTCTGTTGAAAGCTGAAACTTTTTATTATTTCATGTGTATTAATAAATGTAAATAAGAAAAGGGATGATCAGGTGCTATGTTCTTGTTAACAATTGTTGGCTATATTTTGCTGGGTCTCGTGATGATTCTGGCAGCTATGATCTTTATCCCGTACCATTATCAGGCTGTTGCGGAGAATCTTGGCCATTCTCAAATGAAGGGGTCCGTTTCCTGGCTCTTTGGCGGAATCAGGATGGAGTTTATCAAATATCCTAAACGCAAGGCTGAAACGACGTTGATCATTCTGGGTCTGACTAAAAAATTCCAGGAACGGTCAGACTCTAAGAAAGAAGATCAACGGAAGTCCAAAATAGCGCCCAAGAACAATGCCAAAAAAGATCTGCACGCTGATTCTGTGAAAGACTCAATATCTGCCCAAAAAAGACATCAAAATGAATTTGGTATTCGTCAATTCCTGCGGACCGATGTTTTGAAAAAAATCCTGGCATCCCTGAGGAAAATCGCCAGGCATATCCTGCCGGATCAGCTGATCGTGAACGCCAAAATAGGCTTTTCTGATCCAATGTATACCGGTTTCCTGTCGGTACTGCTAACTCAGGGATACCTTTGGTATGACAGATTTGATATCGCTGTCGAACTTGTATTTGGTCAGGAAATGCTGGAAGGAAGGTTTTTCATTGGCGGAAGGATCTGGCTGCCCTATTTGCTCTCTGTAATCATCGGGCTTCTGGTCACGAAACCAATTCGCAATATCATGTTAACGAACTTAAAAATCAAATTTAAAGGAGGATCCCCCTATGTCGGATAGTTTAAACATGGGCGAAAATATCACCAACATCTTTGAAAAACTGGAAAGCTTTCTGAAGACCAAGACCGTCGTCGGCGAACCTATGCAGGTCGGAGAAATCATTCTTGTTCCATTCATCGATTTTACATTCGGTCTGGGTACGAGCGGCGGAAGCGGCATTGAACAGAAAAGCAACCAGGGTTCGGGTGGCGGCGCCTGTAGTGGCGGCCGTATTTCGCCAACAGCAGTTCTGGTTATCAGAGGCGATCAGGTCCAACTGCTGCCGATTGAAAAATCAGGAGGGCTCGAAAAACTAATCGATATGGTTCCCGAGATCGTGAATAAAGTCAAAGATCAAAAATGCAGTGAAGAATAAATCATATGTCTAATATTTAGTGGTGCTTCCCGGCAAACGAAAAGTTCACCAGGAAGCACCACTTCTAATTTAAATCATGCGTGTTCATTCTATTAACGGAATGTAATCAAACACCGTAGACATGCATCTTTTGTTGTTAAGAAAGCAGTATTTTATCAACTAACACGATCAACTGTTCGATTTCTGGCTTCGTGATTTGGGCATAGGCACCGAGCGACTGCCCTTTCCTTCTCAGCTCTTCACTGATCATCGAGGAGAAGATAATGACGGGCAGCTCTTTAAACTTGTCATCCTCTTTTATTTTTTTGATCAAATGATGACCATCCATTTGGGGCATTTCAATGTCTGTAATGACCAGCTGCACTTTATCTTCAATCGAGCTGCCGTCAGCAATCATTTTGTTCAGACTATCCCATGCTTCCAGACCATTATCATTGGGAACCACATGATAACCTGCAGCGCTAAGTGTTCTGATTAACAGTTCCCTAAGAACACGGGAATCCTCTGCGATTAATATCGTTTTTGTCTTTCTGAGGTCGTCCATTTCTTCAGCTACCGCGGGTATCGTTGATAACCTTTTGTTCATGGTCGGATCAATCTCAGAAATAATCTTTTCAAAATCGATCAGAACGATGATTTTTTCTTCCAGCTTAACGACACCGACTGCAAAGTCCGAACCGGCAATATCCGACAAAGGTTCCATCTGGGTCCAGGATACGCGGTAGATCCTCGTGACTTCATCAACTCTGAAGCTGATCATTTCGCCATTGATTTCACAGACAATGATCTGCTGGTTATCTGTGGCCTGCTTAACGCCGGTTAGGCATCGCGTCAGATCAACAAGCGGAATGATCTTATCCCGTAAAGTAAATAGTCCCTCTATATATGGATGTGAACCTACCAGGTGTGTCACCTTGACATTGTTGATAATTTCCCTTACTTTGGCGACGTTAATCCCATAGAATTTCCCGTCTACGGTAAACTCGATAATTTCAAACTCATTGGTTCCGGATTCCAGCAAAATTCCTTTATCGTCCTGCATCGTCTGTCTCCTCTTCCCTGGAGTATTTATATCTTATATTTTTCGCTAAAGAAGTTCCAAAATCCTTCAGAATTCGTCTTTTCTTCAATTAATTATTTCGGTTTATTTCAATAAATACAGTTTTATTGTGCCATTTGAGCATTCAGCAATTCACTTTTCTTACTTTCCGCAGTTTACCTTTGAGCGGCGTTGTTTGCAAGGCTTCAAGGACAAGTGGCCCTTTAAAGTTTAGGATTTCCACATAACTCAATTCATCCAAAATATTAATAATCCCGATGTCAGCTGCAGTCATACCCGCAATGTTCGTCAGTGCGCCCACAATATCTGCCGGCCGGATCTTGGATTTCTTTCCGGCATTGATCTGGAGCTTCATGATTTCCAAATTGATCCGGGTGCCTTTCATGGCTTTATTATCCGGCAAAACGGTTATTTTTTCCTGAAAGCCGACTTCTGCATTGCGGACAGTATCCTGAGACGGTCTTTGTTTCAGTGGGATCTCCTGTCCAATATATTTCTGTATATCCTGCAGGTAACTGTCATCTTCTTCGGTCACAAAGGAGATTGCTTTGCCGTTTTTATTCAAACGCCCTGTTCTGCCAATCCGGTGTACATAGCTTTCTTTTTCCTGCGGCAGATCAAAGTTGATGACAAGTGAAATATCTTCGATGTCAATCCCCCGGGCTGCCACATCTGTTGCAATCAGGTACCGAAAATAACCCCGTTTAAAATCATCCATGACACTCAGACGGTGCCCTTGTTCCATTCCGCCATGAATTTTGGCGCAGGGATAATCAAGCAGTTTCAATTCCGCATAGACCTCATCCACCTGATGTTTGGTATTGCAGAAAATCAGGCAGCTATCGGGGTTCTCAGTGACTGAAAGATCTTTAAGAAGCTTTATTTTATCCTGTCGGGTAAGGAGGTATCTTTCCTGGGAAATTCTTTCCGCGGCGGATGTTTCTTCTTGCGTTTCTACATAGACTGGCTCGCGCAAATAGTGATCACACAGTGTTCTGACATCAGAAGGCATCGTGGCCGACAGCAGGGCTGTAACGCGGTCGGCAGACAAGCTGCCAAGGATGGTTTCC
The window above is part of the Dehalobacter sp. genome. Proteins encoded here:
- the motA gene encoding flagellar motor stator protein MotA; the encoded protein is MDIFLIIGIVVGALAVVVGMIVKGANVAVLLNPAAAIIILIGTTAAVMNSFPRKEFLNIPKVLAALFREKQPYDAVSLIELITEMAMTARKDGLLSLEQTIMEIEDRYLQKGLSLVVDGLEHDYIQEIMEMEIDNMEDRHRANASIFSAAGSYAPTLGVLGAVVGLIGALGNLNDTEKLGHMIAAAFVATLFGIFLGYVVCHPIASRLKRKSAAETKNMRIIVEGVLALQAGENPSSIKVRLTGMLDPKERKILEEKEKNKQGSGE
- a CDS encoding OmpA family protein: MSKKKQHHEEHVDESWLLPYSDLLTLLLALFIVMFAISQVDKVKLQQLSESFKEIFAGGASFLEKESDQVVELEPSSSENVSASALEQDKMADIKKQLEKEIYESGYYNNVKVNLDKEGLQIVIQDVMLFASGDAEILDAFSPLLLQIGKMLNGMDNDIKVVGHTDDRPIHTEKFRSNWELSVIRAINVMNFLVDQGGMNPERFSVQGYGQYSPISDNTIEEGRAENRRVEIFLLRKYPVAE
- a CDS encoding diguanylate cyclase, coding for MLAMSYISMIVAYTFVLFGFYILKLNHKETLNRLSASLNFCFAYWSFIYSFLYLAPSPESALFWHRIAAIGWVMFCPLATHFFLVLSEKTKNIHGIHWYIPLYGLPTILLLKTLLTNESLVAKVFVQSTSGLGWTYELNTGSVWFWLYWLMLVVYIGVALFFTLRWGKNSQRPRFIKQAKSISILAGVMMLIGIGTDFILPLITPFIPPLFHFFSIFWGFGGIYMIRRYKLMDVNIAVTPDIILETVMDPIVLLDNKGIIRKCNQATFDLLKYDASEMLGRRFSDFFKAQKYNLQRTDLLFKNKSLRNIEFDMVDSSGKVISIMASFSVTETELDGIVGVVGNLHDITGYKAMSKELEKMANYDKLTNLPNRRMFYNKLEKAIEKYHKHDQQFALVFIDLDGFKVINDTFGHDIGDQMLMKVSSLLAGVVRRQDVIARLGGDEFVLLFSRLQNKTELDGIMQRMQEKLVKPIMINNKICRVGMSFGISICPEDGMTPDELLKTADLRMYREKKYSG
- a CDS encoding NYN domain-containing protein → MENDKKIAVLIDADNVSEKYIKYIFDEIANHGTPTYKRIYGDWTKPNLASWKTVLLNYSITPIQQYSYTTGKNATDAALIIDAMDILYSKSVDGFCIVSSDSDFTKLASRLREAGMYVMGMGEKKTPQPFIAACEKFKYLEVLGVIPASPYETNEQVKTRVQGTPQEGMASIDELIEAIKIIVTESSDEDGWAFLGEVGIKLNKRYPDFDTRNYGHVKLTPLIASLKQFEIQSRRTSNPNISHKYIRNKAEAETCNKKTRTPEAIVSPEDYRVKPNVRSRMKSIKR
- a CDS encoding DNA topoisomerase III, with protein sequence MKSLILAEKPSVAREIARVLKCNIKNKGFIEGPQYVVTWALGHLVTLAEPEDYDQKYKEWRMEDLPMLPEQLKLKVIRQTSQQYQTVSKLMKRNDINELIIATDAGREGELVARWIMKLSNWKKPFKRLWISSQTDAAILEGFARLKPGPEYNDLYDAAVCRAEADWLIGLNVTRALTCKYNAQLNSGRVQTPTLAMIVQREDEIRKFVPVDYWTIRADFGDFFADWRGKDGSRIYDYQQVEALLGKLEKQSARIMQVKRESKSEPAPLAYDLTELQRDANRKLSFSAQKTSSTLQNLYERHKLVTYPRTDSRYLSADIVPTLPSRLKGLAAGPYAETAKKLLAQPYKPTKRLVDDSKVTDHHAIIPTEQPLKLGDLTHDEKSLYDLIVRRFLAVLSPPYRYDQLTVIAGINGEMFYATGKVMKDQGWRSITFHQTESEESREDALPEQTLGKLEQGEERMLKSLKPQKGKTKPPARYTEATLLTAMENPGKFIEDEELRETMKGSGLGTPATRAEIIEKLLHTSYIERSGKELVPTSKGRQLISLVAPELRSPELTAQWEQALTDIAKGNGSKTEFIKGIRTKASELVHSVASDSATYHADNMTKTRCPVCKKYMLLVNGKRGKMLVCQDRACGHRQPEKERDTGFTSSKRASQANQKLIAQYSDQQNIGSNLGDLLKEALNKQNKNH
- a CDS encoding DNA topoisomerase 3, translating into MERILIIAEKPAQAREYAAALGVKGKGQGWLENDQYVITWCIGHLLELERPEGYMDLERVGKRWSLKRLPVLPAVDSFRRTIKSQTRQQFQVLQKWLKSSEIKQVICGTDADREGQLLFQEVWDLVGCTKPLSRLWISSLTREAILEGMNQLRPGQAVEGLSAAGNGRAFADWDFGMNLTEGFTSLFGSFDTVRKKPNVISIGRVQTPTLALIVRREWEIEQFVAEAYFEVSAAFSAEQGQYTGRWFDPAQENRRLTDRETAEHIAARTQGQPGKIIRAEQRKVSEAPPLLFDLTSLTVTASRRFGFSAEKVLELAQSLYDKKAITYPRTDCAYLPADMIPKLTAHLKALRQEPYQENVDEAMTYSVPQNKRVINTITAHHAIIPTTETVHLNKLPEAERQLFDLIARRFLAVWFPPAWYQQTEIVTEAAQEHFRSKGRILLSSGWKKVYDFEDAQDPQSESSGTTGKTRRKNKNRENQQEENTELPAVSQGDSVQTTEVRIDEKSTNPPKRFTQGDLLKAMESAGKQIEDDVLRQQLKGKGLGTVATRPAIIENLLQRGYIRQEQKTLRPTEKGSQLISLIQNRLPHAALLISAEMTGQLEYDLAQVEKGELALEKYMSEVEEAVIRIINELRAYEQKYGKTPLAQAPARSARSAESGKSSKKVHTSSEDQSDQTDKSAKKTKGAKEENGSSAARESGPEKLGPCPRCGEGVIEGNKGYGCSNWKSGCGFVVWKTPICGKTLSQAQMKSLLKKGKTPLIKGFKSKSGKSFNACLVWEDAANGKLKFEFDH
- a CDS encoding sporulation protein, producing the protein MSDSLNMGENITNIFEKLESFLKTKTVVGEPMQVGEIILVPFIDFTFGLGTSGGSGIEQKSNQGSGGGACSGGRISPTAVLVIRGDQVQLLPIEKSGGLEKLIDMVPEIVNKVKDQKCSEE
- a CDS encoding chemotaxis protein, translated to MQDDKGILLESGTNEFEIIEFTVDGKFYGINVAKVREIINNVKVTHLVGSHPYIEGLFTLRDKIIPLVDLTRCLTGVKQATDNQQIIVCEINGEMISFRVDEVTRIYRVSWTQMEPLSDIAGSDFAVGVVKLEEKIIVLIDFEKIISEIDPTMNKRLSTIPAVAEEMDDLRKTKTILIAEDSRVLRELLIRTLSAAGYHVVPNDNGLEAWDSLNKMIADGSSIEDKVQLVITDIEMPQMDGHHLIKKIKEDDKFKELPVIIFSSMISEELRRKGQSLGAYAQITKPEIEQLIVLVDKILLS
- a CDS encoding DEAD/DEAH box helicase; the encoded protein is MNQVSFDRYPLSPEILKALQLLNYNKPTNVQQQVVPLFLAQKDVIVKSQTGSGKTAAFAIPLCQLVDWEENKPQALIITPTRELAIQVKEDLFHIGRFKRLKIAAVYGKSPFYYQEKELKQKTHIVVGTPGRLIDHLQKGTLDTSCVKYLVIDEADELMNMGFLEQTETILGSLSADRVTALLSATMPSDVRTLCDHYLREPVYVETQEETSAAERISQERYLLTRQDKIKLLKDLSVTENPDSCLIFCNTKHQVDEVYAELKLLDYPCAKIHGGMEQGHRLSVMDDFKRGYFRYLIATDVAARGIDIEDISLVINFDLPQEKESYVHRIGRTGRLNKNGKAISFVTEEDDSYLQDIQKYIGQEIPLKQRPSQDTVRNAEVGFQEKITVLPDNKAMKGTRINLEIMKLQINAGKKSKIRPADIVGALTNIAGMTAADIGIINILDELSYVEILNFKGPLVLEALQTTPLKGKLRKVRKVNC